A stretch of the Archangium violaceum genome encodes the following:
- the hscB gene encoding Fe-S protein assembly co-chaperone HscB, producing MAARAPGATHFDVFGLPRTYDVDVPALEKQYRELSLQLHPDRFAQAEARERRLSLEQTTALNEAFKTLKDATKRAFYLLKLHGVDLEREDAGAQKDMPLEFLEEVMELREALDEAMEAKDLERARKMATEVEGRRKSALQEAVDALRTLEKGVPIESSVKKASHALGRVRYFTRFLEQVDAFEEEVLA from the coding sequence ATCGCGGCCCGAGCGCCCGGAGCGACCCACTTCGACGTCTTCGGCCTGCCCCGGACGTACGACGTGGACGTGCCGGCGCTGGAGAAGCAATACCGGGAGCTCTCGCTGCAACTGCACCCGGACCGCTTCGCCCAGGCGGAGGCGCGCGAGCGCCGGCTTTCGCTGGAGCAGACGACGGCGCTCAACGAGGCCTTCAAGACGCTCAAGGACGCCACGAAGCGGGCCTTCTACCTGCTGAAGCTGCACGGGGTGGACCTGGAGAGGGAGGACGCCGGAGCGCAGAAGGACATGCCCCTCGAGTTCCTCGAGGAGGTGATGGAGCTGCGCGAGGCGCTCGACGAGGCCATGGAGGCCAAGGACCTCGAGCGGGCGAGGAAGATGGCAACGGAGGTGGAGGGCCGGCGCAAGTCCGCCCTTCAGGAGGCCGTGGACGCGCTGCGCACCCTGGAAAAGGGGGTGCCGATCGAGTCCTCGGTGAAAAAGGCATCGCACGCGCTGGGACGGGTGCGGTACTTCACGCGCTTCCTCGAACAGGTGGACGCGTTCGAGGAGGAGGTTCTGGCGTGA
- a CDS encoding HesB/IscA family protein, protein MNEQASTQTSQTQTAPATPAAKPARGITLHDSAVTQLRKLLEERQTPDAGLRIAVRGGGCSGLAYVMEWAEKPREKDKIFERDGVRVFVDPKSYLYLLGTEIVYESTLMASGFKLNNPNVKGSCGCGESFSV, encoded by the coding sequence ATGAACGAGCAGGCGAGTACCCAGACGAGCCAGACGCAGACGGCGCCTGCCACCCCGGCCGCGAAGCCGGCGAGGGGCATCACGCTGCACGACAGCGCGGTGACGCAGCTCCGGAAACTGCTGGAGGAGCGGCAGACGCCGGATGCGGGGCTGCGCATCGCGGTGAGGGGCGGCGGATGTTCGGGGCTGGCGTACGTGATGGAGTGGGCGGAGAAGCCGCGCGAGAAGGACAAGATCTTCGAGCGGGACGGGGTGCGGGTGTTCGTGGACCCGAAGAGCTACCTGTACCTGCTCGGCACGGAGATCGTGTACGAGTCGACGCTGATGGCCTCGGGGTTCAAGCTGAACAACCCCAACGTGAAGGGCTCGTGCGGCTGCGGAGAGAGCTTCTCCGTGTAA
- the iscU gene encoding Fe-S cluster assembly scaffold IscU: MAYSDKVIDHYENPRNVGTLDKQDPNVGTGLVGAPACGDVMRLQLKITDEGIIEDAKFKTFGCGSAIASSSLVTEWVKGKTVDEAMTISNKDVARELALPPVKIHCSVLAEDAIKAAIEDFKKKREARQNKA, from the coding sequence ATGGCCTACAGCGACAAAGTCATCGACCACTACGAGAACCCCCGCAATGTCGGCACGCTCGACAAGCAGGATCCCAACGTGGGGACCGGTCTGGTGGGAGCGCCAGCGTGCGGCGACGTGATGCGCCTGCAGCTGAAGATCACCGACGAGGGCATCATCGAGGACGCCAAGTTCAAGACCTTCGGGTGCGGCTCGGCCATCGCGTCCAGCTCGCTGGTGACCGAGTGGGTGAAGGGCAAGACGGTGGACGAGGCGATGACCATCTCCAACAAGGACGTGGCTCGCGAGCTGGCGCTGCCGCCGGTGAAGATCCACTGCTCGGTGCTGGCCGAGGACGCCATCAAGGCGGCCATCGAGGATTTCAAGAAGAAGCGCGAGGCGCGGCAGAACAAGGCGTGA
- a CDS encoding alkaline phosphatase family protein has product MSEVINPQLQSWAREYVKRVGAKVCPLSVSRRRKLLVVHLDGVPRSHLVEAVRTGRMPFFSKLIRSGAYAMDDAFWGSPASTPFFQAGFLYGLRHPNLPAYSWFDRELGRKVQMNTPTDTLAVESRLGCRPGRSLLSGGGHTYFSLFQAEADNRLCMSTLASYKMMARGFKYEMEGILAARTQTPLSYLRSLGHDAWNAFTEVYRWSRALRDWRHESGFLASRVFLQRLGWSFAHTKALVDMVRGVPSIYLVYGNYDEVAHRRGPNSDQALSELRRVDAYLAELHAVSRVVEPGYDIIFLTDHGHVDSHPLERRGGQRLEDVLLHGEPLPLSEDVARGLLDGRPHPVDVGPHAPSEPVVIESGNFSHVYLTRELKPLEAAQLVARHPEVLARATRHPDIAIVAMRRGDSAVAVIDGGVYGPDDIDSAPLSTEFSRRAVADFLRELPYMPTAGDLVLFGQAVSRGGTVGFAWEFGSHGGLTRTETSSVICWPRSLPVDLSALSHCTQLHERLSEVYRDGSRPLVYTETETRWAEAT; this is encoded by the coding sequence GTGAGCGAAGTGATCAATCCGCAGTTGCAATCCTGGGCCCGTGAATATGTGAAGCGAGTGGGGGCGAAGGTCTGCCCTCTGTCGGTTTCCCGGCGACGCAAGCTCCTGGTCGTCCATCTGGACGGGGTGCCCAGGTCCCACCTGGTGGAGGCCGTTCGCACCGGGCGCATGCCATTCTTCTCGAAGCTCATTCGCTCCGGCGCCTACGCCATGGACGATGCATTCTGGGGCTCGCCTGCCTCCACGCCCTTCTTCCAGGCGGGCTTCCTCTACGGTCTGCGCCATCCCAATCTGCCGGCCTACAGCTGGTTCGATCGGGAGCTCGGTCGCAAGGTCCAGATGAACACGCCGACCGACACGCTCGCCGTGGAGTCGCGTCTGGGATGCCGCCCCGGCAGGAGCCTGCTGTCCGGTGGTGGGCACACGTACTTCTCGCTCTTCCAGGCCGAGGCCGACAACCGCCTGTGCATGAGCACGCTGGCCAGCTACAAGATGATGGCGCGCGGCTTCAAGTACGAGATGGAAGGCATCCTCGCGGCGCGCACGCAGACGCCGCTCTCGTACCTGCGCTCGCTCGGGCATGACGCGTGGAATGCCTTCACGGAGGTGTACCGCTGGAGTCGCGCGCTCCGGGACTGGCGTCACGAGAGCGGCTTCCTCGCCAGTCGTGTCTTCCTGCAGCGGCTCGGGTGGAGCTTCGCCCATACCAAGGCGCTGGTGGACATGGTGCGCGGCGTGCCCTCCATCTACCTCGTCTATGGCAACTATGACGAGGTGGCCCACCGCCGCGGTCCGAACTCGGATCAGGCGCTCTCGGAGCTGCGGCGCGTGGACGCCTACCTCGCCGAGCTCCACGCCGTGTCCCGGGTGGTGGAGCCCGGCTACGACATCATCTTCCTCACGGACCACGGCCACGTGGACAGTCACCCCCTCGAGCGGCGCGGGGGACAACGTCTGGAGGACGTCCTCCTCCATGGCGAGCCGCTGCCGCTCTCCGAGGACGTGGCGCGGGGGCTGCTCGACGGCCGCCCGCACCCGGTGGACGTGGGGCCCCATGCCCCGTCGGAGCCGGTGGTGATCGAGTCCGGCAACTTCTCCCACGTCTACCTGACGCGGGAGCTGAAGCCGCTCGAGGCCGCGCAGCTGGTGGCGCGCCATCCGGAGGTGCTCGCGAGGGCCACGCGCCACCCGGACATCGCGATCGTGGCGATGCGGCGGGGTGACTCGGCGGTGGCCGTCATCGACGGGGGCGTGTACGGGCCGGATGACATCGACAGCGCGCCGCTCTCGACGGAGTTCTCGCGCCGCGCGGTGGCGGACTTCCTACGTGAGCTGCCCTACATGCCCACCGCGGGAGACCTGGTGCTCTTCGGGCAGGCGGTGTCGCGGGGTGGCACGGTGGGCTTCGCCTGGGAGTTCGGCTCGCACGGCGGGCTCACGCGCACGGAGACGTCCAGCGTCATCTGCTGGCCGCGCAGCCTCCCGGTGGACCTGTCCGCGCTGAGCCACTGCACGCAGCTCCACGAGCGACTCTCCGAGGTGTACCGCGATGGCTCCCGTCCGCTCGTGTACACGGAGACGGAGACGAGGTGGGCGGAGGCGACATGA
- a CDS encoding lysylphosphatidylglycerol synthase transmembrane domain-containing protein, which yields MRLPAGRTYLKALAVLVGGVLSVLLISSAFFRWNLGGEGPLLIPRFSLRKFVHELPGHLPWLIPFMLLSASIIPARAAQWARTLSKPVPYRERYHLVAIGAFTHNALPGKLGDFIRSFLLSRTQRIPFLQSLGSVAVGKLLEFAALMGLVAVSFLGPFGEKMAHFAGPLRIAVGLCVGLVVAVVLLAHYALPLARMLERKNRLPRVRHLLGHVSEGLGTARSFRGMAKALVFSIPPVLAPALAYGLALRGIGVRGGLFAGTVVLGAIALGQSLPGVPAGMGIYYFVTSWAARNLGAAPEDAAAFSTLTHLGTVLSQVGVGALSVRLRGIRIKDLRKGGSLAREAASHVAHEAVEPVHVPS from the coding sequence ATGAGGCTGCCAGCGGGCCGGACGTACCTCAAGGCACTGGCGGTGCTGGTGGGGGGGGTGTTGTCCGTTCTCCTCATCTCCAGTGCCTTCTTCCGGTGGAACCTGGGCGGGGAGGGGCCCCTGCTCATTCCGCGCTTCTCGCTGCGGAAGTTCGTCCATGAGCTGCCGGGCCATCTGCCCTGGCTCATCCCGTTCATGCTGCTCTCCGCGTCCATCATCCCGGCGCGGGCGGCGCAGTGGGCGAGGACGCTGAGCAAGCCGGTGCCCTACCGCGAGCGCTACCACCTGGTGGCGATCGGCGCCTTCACCCACAACGCGTTGCCCGGGAAGCTGGGGGACTTCATCCGCTCCTTCCTGCTGTCGCGCACCCAGCGGATTCCCTTCCTGCAGTCCCTGGGCTCGGTGGCGGTGGGCAAGCTGCTGGAGTTCGCCGCGCTGATGGGGCTGGTGGCCGTGTCCTTCCTGGGGCCGTTCGGCGAGAAGATGGCCCACTTCGCCGGGCCCTTGAGAATCGCGGTGGGGCTGTGCGTGGGGTTGGTGGTGGCGGTGGTGCTGCTGGCCCACTACGCGCTGCCGCTCGCCCGGATGCTGGAGCGCAAGAATCGGCTGCCGCGGGTGCGGCACCTGCTGGGGCACGTGTCCGAGGGGCTGGGCACCGCGCGCAGCTTCCGGGGCATGGCCAAGGCGCTCGTCTTCTCCATCCCTCCGGTGCTGGCGCCGGCGCTGGCCTATGGGCTGGCCCTGAGGGGCATCGGCGTGCGCGGGGGCCTCTTCGCCGGCACCGTCGTGCTGGGGGCCATCGCGCTCGGCCAGTCGCTTCCCGGCGTACCGGCCGGCATGGGCATCTACTACTTCGTCACCAGCTGGGCGGCGCGCAACCTGGGCGCCGCACCGGAGGACGCGGCGGCCTTCTCCACGCTCACCCATCTGGGCACCGTGCTGAGTCAGGTGGGGGTGGGGGCGCTCTCCGTGCGCCTGCGCGGCATCCGCATCAAGGACCTGCGCAAGGGCGGCAGCCTGGCGCGCGAGGCCGCGAGCCACGTGGCCCACGAAGCGGTGGAGCCCGTCCACGTCCCGAGCTGA
- the hscA gene encoding Fe-S protein assembly chaperone HscA, which produces MSKNGYLQIHDPLKPKGHAVGIDLGTTNSLVASVIQGKPRCLEADEGGANLLPSVVHYGRDGGVVVGSRAKKLAAEHPTDTIISVKRFMGRSPEDAETRKLGAYKFASGGKVVRFEVSGGQPVTPIEVSGEILRALKRRAESYFSGRVEQAVITVPAYFDDAQRQATKDAGRLAGLDVLRLLNEPTAAALAYGLDKGSQGTYAVYDLGGGTFDISILKLVDGVFEVKSTGGDSALGGDDFDRAIAQRALEAMGQSAPTPSLVAEVLAASRKAKEALTDAPEVELTVGSHRQTLRREDFEEWIRPFIQKTGVVCRRALKDAGVTASELDGVILVGGATRVPAVRRFVAELFGREPLSDIDPDQVVALGAAVQADLLTNSDRQDEVLLLDVIPLSLGLETMGGLVEKLIQRNSTIPTAAAQVFTTFKDGQTGLDVHVLQGERELVEDCRSLARFTLSGIPALPAGMARVEVRFQVDADGILAVTAKEQSTGTTQSITVKPSHGLTDEEIEQMLLDSIDHAEDDVQVRQLREQRVEAERVLTEAERQLGQNAALLADGERDTIEAAMAKVREVAKGNDSHALEEAIHALDEVCKPFVERVMNQALTKVVAGHSVEEF; this is translated from the coding sequence GTGAGCAAGAACGGCTACCTGCAGATTCACGACCCCCTCAAGCCCAAGGGGCATGCGGTGGGCATCGACCTGGGGACCACGAACTCGCTGGTGGCGAGCGTCATCCAGGGCAAGCCCCGCTGCCTGGAGGCGGACGAGGGAGGCGCGAACCTCCTGCCCTCGGTGGTGCACTACGGGAGGGACGGAGGCGTGGTGGTGGGCTCGCGGGCGAAGAAGCTCGCGGCCGAGCACCCCACGGACACCATCATCTCCGTGAAGCGCTTCATGGGCCGCAGCCCGGAGGACGCGGAGACGCGCAAGCTGGGCGCCTACAAGTTCGCCAGCGGCGGCAAGGTGGTGCGCTTCGAGGTGTCCGGCGGCCAGCCGGTGACGCCCATCGAGGTGTCCGGCGAAATCCTCCGCGCCCTCAAGCGCCGCGCCGAGTCCTACTTCTCCGGCCGGGTGGAGCAGGCCGTCATCACCGTGCCCGCCTACTTCGACGATGCCCAGCGCCAGGCCACCAAGGACGCGGGCCGGCTCGCGGGGCTCGACGTGCTGCGGCTCCTCAACGAGCCCACCGCGGCGGCGCTCGCCTACGGGCTCGACAAGGGCAGCCAGGGAACCTACGCGGTGTACGACCTGGGCGGCGGCACCTTCGACATCTCCATCCTCAAGCTGGTGGACGGCGTCTTCGAGGTGAAGTCCACCGGCGGTGACTCGGCGCTCGGAGGCGACGACTTCGACCGGGCCATCGCCCAGCGCGCGCTGGAGGCCATGGGCCAGTCCGCCCCCACCCCTTCGCTCGTGGCCGAGGTGCTGGCGGCCTCGCGCAAGGCCAAGGAGGCCCTCACCGACGCGCCCGAGGTGGAGCTCACCGTGGGCTCGCACCGGCAGACGCTCCGGCGCGAGGACTTCGAGGAGTGGATCCGCCCCTTCATCCAGAAGACGGGCGTGGTGTGCCGCCGGGCCCTCAAGGACGCGGGGGTGACGGCCTCCGAGCTGGACGGCGTCATCCTCGTGGGCGGCGCCACCCGGGTGCCCGCCGTGCGCCGCTTCGTGGCCGAGCTGTTCGGCCGGGAGCCGCTCAGCGACATCGATCCGGATCAGGTGGTGGCGCTCGGGGCGGCCGTGCAGGCGGACCTGCTCACCAACTCGGACCGGCAGGATGAGGTGCTGCTGCTGGACGTCATCCCCCTGTCGCTCGGCCTGGAGACGATGGGCGGGCTGGTGGAGAAGCTGATTCAGCGCAACTCCACCATCCCCACCGCCGCGGCCCAGGTCTTCACCACCTTCAAGGATGGGCAGACGGGCCTGGACGTCCACGTGCTCCAGGGCGAGCGCGAGCTGGTGGAGGACTGCCGCAGCCTGGCGCGTTTCACTCTGAGTGGGATTCCCGCCCTGCCCGCGGGTATGGCCCGGGTGGAGGTGCGCTTCCAGGTGGACGCGGACGGCATCCTCGCGGTCACCGCGAAGGAGCAGAGCACCGGCACCACCCAGTCCATCACCGTGAAGCCCAGCCACGGCCTCACCGACGAGGAGATCGAGCAGATGCTGCTCGACTCCATCGATCACGCGGAGGACGACGTGCAGGTGCGCCAGTTGCGCGAGCAGCGGGTCGAGGCCGAACGCGTCCTCACCGAGGCGGAACGGCAGCTCGGGCAGAACGCGGCCCTGCTGGCCGACGGCGAGCGGGACACCATCGAGGCGGCCATGGCGAAGGTGCGCGAGGTGGCGAAGGGGAACGACTCCCACGCCCTCGAGGAAGCCATCCACGCCCTCGACGAGGTGTGCAAGCCGTTCGTCGAGCGGGTGATGAACCAGGCCCTGACGAAGGTCGTCGCGGGCCATTCGGTCGAGGAGTTCTGA
- a CDS encoding 2Fe-2S iron-sulfur cluster-binding protein: MPKVHFKSPLDDTTVEVSAGTTLLDAAEKAGAQVGHSCGGVCACSTCHIWVRKGLESLSEQTDQEMDRLDMGFDVRPYSRLSCQTEVGNEDVFVEITEESLTAFMDENPAVRRRLESEGKWPLKK; encoded by the coding sequence GTGCCCAAGGTCCACTTCAAGAGCCCCCTGGACGACACCACGGTGGAGGTGTCGGCGGGGACCACCCTGCTGGACGCCGCCGAGAAGGCGGGCGCCCAGGTGGGTCATTCCTGCGGCGGGGTCTGCGCCTGCTCCACCTGCCACATCTGGGTCCGCAAGGGCCTCGAGTCGCTCTCCGAACAGACGGATCAGGAGATGGACCGGCTGGATATGGGGTTCGACGTGCGCCCGTACTCCCGCCTGTCCTGCCAGACCGAGGTCGGGAATGAGGACGTCTTCGTGGAGATTACCGAAGAGTCCCTCACGGCCTTCATGGATGAGAACCCCGCCGTCCGGCGTCGGCTCGAGTCCGAGGGGAAATGGCCGTTGAAGAAGTGA